Proteins encoded together in one Ipomoea triloba cultivar NCNSP0323 chromosome 4, ASM357664v1 window:
- the LOC116017490 gene encoding GATA transcription factor 4, with product MDVYGVSAPELFRIDDLLDFSNADIFSSAVDDSSNQHNHHHLLPHSAETTSSPADNYFFNPHSSADFTHDLCVPSEDAAELEWLSTFVEDSFSDIAANSTMNLSGASSAAAFQGRSRSKRSRSAATGWTAAMQPPPPQETVTHHEISSNKHGANKKRESSEDVPRRCTHCASEKTPQWRTGPLGPKTLCNACGVRFKSGRLVPEYRPAASPTFVLTQHSNSHRKVLELRRQKELFRQQQQQQQQQQQEMYGRHFQVC from the exons ATGGATGTCTACGGAGTGTCGGCGCCGGAACTGTTTCGCATTGATGATCTTCTCGACTTCTCCAACGCCGACATTTTCTCCTCCGCCGTAGACGACTCGTCGAAccagcacaaccaccaccatctCCTCCCTCACTCCGCCGAGACCACGTCCTCCCCCGCCGACAACTACTTCTTCAACCCCCACTCCTCCGCCGACTTCACCCACGACCTTTGCGTCCCA AGTGAAGATGCGGCGGAGCTGGAATGGCTATCGACGTTTGTGGAGGATTCGTTCAGCGACATTGCGGCAAACTCGACGATGAATCTGAGCGGCGCGAGCAGCGCCGCCGCGTTTCAAGGCCGGTCCAGGAGCAAGCGATCCCGATCCGCCGCTACCGGATGGACCGCCGCAAtgcagccgccgccgccgcaggaGACGGTTACTCATCACGAGATCTCCTCCAATAAGCACGGCGCTAATAAGAAGCGAGAGAGTTCCGAGGACGTGCCGCGCCGATGCACGCACTGCGCCTCCGAGAAGACGCCGCAGTGGCGGACCGGACCGCTCGGCCCCAAGACGCTTTGCAACGCCTGCGGCGTCCGTTTCAAGTCCGGCCGCCTCGTCCCTGAGTACCGCCCCGCCGCTAGCCCCACCTTCGTCCTCACTCAGCACTCCAACTCTCACCGGAAAGTCCTCGAGCTCCGCCGCCAGAAGGAGCTCTTCCgtcaacagcaacagcaacaacagcagcagcaacagGAGATGTACGGTCGTCACTTTCAGGTCTGCTGA
- the LOC116015215 gene encoding probable plastid-lipid-associated protein 11, chloroplastic isoform X1, whose amino-acid sequence MATPTWLSLPATPTSFAPYNSNSARSPTVTRFSLTDRSLTAKDNLLRLISDQDRGLRTQSDSQKLSQIVSAIDDVAAAGRDTVTTGTSLSATWRLLWTTEKEQLFIIKNAPFFGTRAGDVLQVIDVENMTLNNVITFPPDGVFFVRSNIEVASSQRVNFRFTSAVLRGKGWEFPLPPFGQGWFDTVYLDDEIRVVKDIRGDYLVVERAPYNWKE is encoded by the exons ATGGCTACACCTACATGGCTCTCGCTTCCCGCCACTCCAACCTCATTCGCTCCCTACAACTCGAATTCCGCCAGGTCCCCCACCGTGACTCGCTTCTCCCTAACGGATCGATCCCTAACCGCCAAGGACAACCTCCTCCGTCTCATCTCCGATCAGGACCGTGGCCTGAGGACTCAATCCGACTCCCAAAAGCTCTCCCAGATAGTCTCCGCGATTGACGACGTCGCCGCTGCCGGTCGCGACACCGTTACCACCGGCACCTCCCTCTCCGCCACGTGGCGGCTGCTTTGGACCACCGAGAAGGAGCAGCTCTTCATCATTAAGAACGCGCCGTTTTTTGGTACTCGAGCGGGCGATGTTCTGCAGGTCATCGATGTCGAGAATATGACTCTCAATAATGTCATCACTTTCCCTCCCGATGGCGTCTTTTTTGTTCGGTCCAACATCGAAGTTGCTTCCTCGCAGCGAGTTAATTTCAG GTTCACAAGTGCAGTTCTGCGTGGAAAGGGCTGGGAGTTCCCTTTGCCACCATTTGGGCAAGGATG gtTTGACACAGTGTACCTTGACGATGAAATTCGGGTTGTGAAAGATATTAGGGGAGACTACTTGGTTGTTGAACGTGCACCTTATAATTGGAAAGAGTGA
- the LOC116015215 gene encoding probable plastid-lipid-associated protein 11, chloroplastic isoform X2, which translates to MATPTWLSLPATPTSFAPYNSNSARSPTVTRFSLTDRSLTAKDNLLRLISDQDRGLRTQSDSQKLSQIVSAIDDVAAAGRDTVTTGTSLSATWRLLWTTEKEQLFIIKNAPFFGTRAGDVLQVIDVENMTLNNVITFPPDGVFFVRSNIEVASSQRVNFSMNYIVTRRDAIKQEYDRTI; encoded by the exons ATGGCTACACCTACATGGCTCTCGCTTCCCGCCACTCCAACCTCATTCGCTCCCTACAACTCGAATTCCGCCAGGTCCCCCACCGTGACTCGCTTCTCCCTAACGGATCGATCCCTAACCGCCAAGGACAACCTCCTCCGTCTCATCTCCGATCAGGACCGTGGCCTGAGGACTCAATCCGACTCCCAAAAGCTCTCCCAGATAGTCTCCGCGATTGACGACGTCGCCGCTGCCGGTCGCGACACCGTTACCACCGGCACCTCCCTCTCCGCCACGTGGCGGCTGCTTTGGACCACCGAGAAGGAGCAGCTCTTCATCATTAAGAACGCGCCGTTTTTTGGTACTCGAGCGGGCGATGTTCTGCAGGTCATCGATGTCGAGAATATGACTCTCAATAATGTCATCACTTTCCCTCCCGATGGCGTCTTTTTTGTTCGGTCCAACATCGAAGTTGCTTCCTCGCAGCGAGTTAATTTCAG TATGAATTACATTGTGACACGGAGGGATGCAATCAAACAAGAATATGACAGAACCATATAA
- the LOC116017540 gene encoding T-complex protein 1 subunit alpha has product MALAGQTLDISGERQSGQDVRTQNVMACQAVANIVKSSLGPVGLDKMLVDDIGDVTITNDGATILKMLEVEHPAAKVLVELAELQDREVGDGTTSVVIIAAELLKRANDLVRNKIHPTSIISGYRLAMREACKYVEEKLAVKVEKLGKDSLINCAKTSMSSKLISGDSDFFANLVVEAVQSVKMTNARGEIKYPIKGINILKAHGKSARDSYLLKGYALNTGRAAQGMPLKVSPARIACLDFNLQKTKMQLGVQVLVTDPRELEKIRQREADMTKERIEKLLKAGANVILTSKGIDDMALKYFVEAGAIAVRRVRKDDLRHVAKATGATVVSTFADMEGEETFEASLLGQAEEVAEERIADDDVIMIKGTKTTSAVSVILRGANDFMLDEMERALHDSLCIVKRTLESTTVVAGGGAVESALSVYLEYLATTLGSREQLAIAEFAESLLIIPKVLAVNAAKDSTELVSQLRAHHHYAQTQADKKHWSSMGLDLVKGIVRNNLEAGVIEPAMSKVKIIQFATEAAITILRIDDMIKLIKDESQNEE; this is encoded by the exons ATGGCGCTTGCGGGACAAACTCTCGATATTTCCGGCGAACGGCAGTCCGGTCAGGATGTCCGAACCCAAAATG TAATGGCATGCCAAGCAGTGGCGAACATCGTTAAGTCGTCACTTGGTCCCGTCGGGCTCGATAAG ATGCTTGTTGATGATATTGGTGATGTAACAATCACAAATGATGGTGCTACTATTCTGAAGATGTTAGAAGTTGAGCATCCAGCAGCCAAG GTTCTTGTTGAGTTGGCGGAGCTTCAAGACCGGGAAGTTGGTGATGGAACTACTTCTGTAGTCATCATAGCTGCAGAGTTGCTCAAG AGAGCAAATGACTTGGTGCGGAACAAAATTCACCCCACTTCAATAATCAGTGGATACAGA CTTGCAATGAGAGAAGCTTGTAAGTATGTTGAAGAGAAACTGGCTGTGAAG GTTGAAAAACTTGGAAAGGATTCCCTCATAAATTGTGCCAAGACAAGCATGTCATCAAAGTTGATTTCTGGTGACAGTGATTTCTTTGCAAACCTG GTTGTTGAAGCAGTACAATCGGTTAAGATGACTAATGCCCGAGGTGAAATTAAATATCCCATTAAG GGCATTAATATACTCAAAGCCCATGGGAAAAGTGCAAGAGATAGCTATCTTTTGAAAGGATATGCTCTAAACACTGGTAGGGCAGCCCAAGGGATGCCACTGAAAGTTTCTCCTGCACGGATTGCTTGCCTCGACTTCAATCttcaaaagacaaaaatgcAGTTGGGTGTTCAAGTTTTAGTCACCGATCCCAGGGAGCTTGAGAAGATTCGTCAAAG AGAAGCTGATATGACAAAAGAACGCATTGAGAAGCTTCTAAAAGCTGGAGCCAATGTTATATTGACTTCCAAAGGAATTGATGACATGGCACTCAAG TACTTTGTGGAAGCTGGTGCAATTGCAGTTAGACGTGTTCGTAAGGATGATTTGCGTCATGTTGCCAAGGCTACTGGTGCAACTGTG GTCTCAACATTTGCAGATATGGAAGGAGAAGAAACATTTGAAGCGTCACTCCTTGGACAGGCAGAAGAGGTTGCTGAGGAGCGCATTGCTGATGACGATGTTATTATGATTAAAGGGACTAAAACTACTAGTGCG GTTTCAGTGATACTTAGGGGAGCAAATGACTTTATGCTTGATGAGATGGAGAGGGCCCTGCATGACTCTTTATGCATTGTTAAGAGAACATTAGAATCCACAACT GTTGTTGCTGGTGGAGGTGCTGTTGAGTCTGCCTTATCAGTTTACCTGGAGTACCTTGCAACTACACTTGGATCTCGGGAGCAACTGGCAATTGCTGAATTTGCCGAATCCTTATTGATCATTCCAAAG GTACTTGCTGTCAATGCTGCTAAGGATTCGACCGAGTTGGTTTCTCAATTACGTGCACATCACCATTATGCACAAACCCAGGCAGATAAGAAACATTGGTCGAG CATGGGACTAGACCTAGTGAAGGGAATCGTACGTAACAACCTGGAAGCTGGAGTAATTGAGCCTGCTATGAGTAAAGTGAAGATAATCCAA TTTGCAACTGAAGCTGCTATCACAATTCTTCGAATCGACGACATGATAAAGCTCATCAAAGATGAAAGTCAGAACGAGGAGTAG